A part of Kwoniella dejecticola CBS 10117 chromosome 5, complete sequence genomic DNA contains:
- a CDS encoding acetolactate synthase, mitochondrial has protein sequence MLTRQSRFLRTLPTSAPSASRLTVAAQRRSKSTSSQNKIHTSSTQNAPAPTEKAPRDRGISLEAKDRVRAHIRSINSSAITGASPAVRPAPAQHFQPPTPAQTIPKNTPTYESETGTQIKNGLDYSFVGLSGGQIFHEMMLRHDVKQVFGYPGGAILPVFDAIYNSPHFEFVLPRHEQGAGHMAEGYARISGKPGVVLVTSGPGATNVITPMQDALSDGVPMIVFCGQVATNLIGSDAFQEADMVGISRSCTKWNVMVNDIAELPRRINEAFKIATTGRPGPVLVDLPKDVTAAILRTPIPAKSAQPGSSPYLPSNPLNPANNSAPIPGEPSLIAAAAKMINKAKRPIIFAGNGILASEEGPKLLKQLSDHGRIPVTTTLQGLGAFDERDEKSLHMIGMHGAAYANFAIQEADVVIALGIRFDDRVTGKVDTFAPAAQAAALDGTGGIIHFEIQPKNINKIIEAHIPVLGDVNASLAKILPQIEAVDRSAWIARCKANKERYPFAFTPSTEGQKLKPQEVVQELNNQAEIIGKEKVIVTTGVGQHQMWACQHYRWTEPRSWVSSGGLGTMGFGLPSAIGAKVAAPEKIVVDIDGDASFSMTAMELATASQYNIGVKVLLFNNEFQGMVEQWQDLFYENRYSHTRMTNPNFVKLSESMGAKALRVTNLKDLPAKMKEFLEYDGTRPIVMECIVSSEHVYPMVPAGKALHEQILHPILRTKSN, from the exons ATGCTCACCCGGCAATCCCGTTTCCTCCGAACTCTCCCTACGTCCgcaccatcagcatcaagacTGACCGTAGCTGCGCAACGTagatcaaaatcaacttCGTCCCAAAACAAAATCCACACTTCTTCTACCCAAAATGCGCCTGCGCCTACCGAAAAAGCCCCGAGAGACAGGGGTATCTCGCTTGAAGCCAAAGATAGAGTACGAGCACACATAAGATCAATAAATTCAAGTGCCATCACCGGTGCTTCGCCCGCTGTACGACCTGCTCCCGCTCAACACTTCCAACCTCCTACCCCCGCGCAAACTATCCCGAAGAACACCCCCACTTATGAGAGTGAGACTGGTACCCAGATAAAAAATGGACTCGATTACTC CTTCGTTGGCCTTTCCGGTGGTCAGATCTTCCACGAGATGATGCTCCGTCATGATGTCAAGCAGGTCTTCGGTTATCCCGGTGGAGCGATCTTACCCGTTTTCGATGCCATCTACAACTCCCCCCACTTCGAGTTCGTCTTACCGCGACACGAGCAAGGTGCCGGTCACATGGCTGAGGGATACGCCAGAATTTCCGGTAAACCAGGTGTAGTGCTCGTCACTTCCGGACCGGGAGCTACCAACGTTATCACACCTATGCAAGACGCCCTTTCCGACGGTGTACCGATGATCGTCTTCTGTGGACAGGTCGCTACCAACTTGATCGGATCAGATGCTTTCCAAGAAGCAGACATGGTTGGAATCTCAAGGTCATGTACCAAATGGAATGTCATGGTTAACGATATCGCTGAACTTCCAAGGAGGATCAACGAAGCTTTCAAGATCGCCACCACCGGTCGACCGGGACCCGTCTTAGTTGATTTACCGAAGGATGTCACTGCCGCTATCCTCCGAACACCCATCCCAGCCAAATCTGCCCAACCAGGTTCATCCCCCTACTTACCCTCCAACCCTCTTAACCCAGCCAACAACTCAGCACCCATCCCAGGAGAACCCTCCCTCATAGCGGCAgcagcgaagatgatcaacaaAGCCAAACGACCAATTATCTTTGCTGGTAATGGTATCCTTGCTTCGGAAGAGGGACCTAAACTTTTGAAACAGCTCTCAGATCACGGTCGAATCCCCGTCACCACCACTCTCCAAGGTCTAGGCGCTTTCGACGAACGGGACGAGAAGTCTCTCCACATGATCGGTATGCACGGTGCTGCTTATGCCAACTTTGCCATCCAGGAAGCAGATGTAGTCATTGCCCTGGGTATAAGATTTGATGATCGAGTTACCGGTAAAGTCGATA CCTTCGCCCCTGCCGCGCAAGCTGCCGCTTTAGACGGTACAGGAGGTATCATCCACTTCGAGATCCAACCTAAGaacatcaacaagatcatcgaagccCACATTCCAGTCTTGGGAGATGTCAACGCATCCTTAGCCAAGATCCTCCCTCAAATCGAAGCCGTCGATCGATCTGCATGGATAGCGCGATGCAAAGCCAACAAAGAACGATACCCCTTTGCCTTCACGCCTTCTACCGAGGGTCAAAAGCTCAAACCGCAAGAAGTCGTACAGGAGCTCAACAACCAAGCTGAGATCATCGGCAAAGAAAAAGTCATCGTGACTACTGGAGTAGGACAACATCAGATGTGGGCATGTCAACATTACCGATGGACCGAGCCCCGTTCATGGGTCTCTTCAGGTGGATTGGGAACGATGGGTTTCGGTCTACCCTCTGCGATCGGTGCTAAAGTCGCTGCGCCCGAGAAGATCGTCGTGGACATCGATGGAGACGCGTCGTTCTCTATGACAGCTATGGAATTGGCTACTGCCAGTCAATATAATATCGGAGTCAAAGTCTTACTCTTCAATAACGAATTCCAAGGTATGGTCGAGCAATGGCAAGACCTCTTCTACGAGAACCGATACTCCCATACAAGGATGACGAACCCGAATTTCGTCAAGCTCAGTGAATCGATGGGAGCCAAAGCCCTGAGAGTAACCAACCTGAAAGATCTCCcggcgaagatgaaggagttCTTGGAGTACGACGGAACGAGACCGATCGTGATGGAATGTATCGTATCGTCGGAACACGTTTACCCGATGGTTCCTGCTGGAAAAGCTCTACACGAGCAAATT CTCCACCCTATCCTTCGAACAAAATCGAATTAA